The DNA segment ACACTAACACCTACATAAGCAGAGTAATATAAAGTTTATCATTGATCAAAATACTCCATTTGTACAATTAAACTTCAGAGCTGCTAGAACAGCACCTGTAAACTGAACAGTGTCTGTGAAGAACAGTAACCTCTTGACAAAACAAGCCTTCCTGTATCTCGTCGCTAAGTGAAATACCAGCAGGGCTCAGCGCAggatgtttgaaaaaaaaatctttgatcATGCTCCTCTTCCTGGCTTAAAGTCTCCAGTGGTTGGCAAGTGTAAAATTAtggagaaaaacatgttaattctTGCTTAAAATACATGTTTGATGACCCAACTTCACCAAATACCAGATATGATTAATGGTGCATTAATGTGaaacagtgctgttttttttccttcttcttcttcgtgcATTTGTGTAGTTGtggtttctctgtctcttcctgcaGAGGAGTAGGGTGTACAATGAAGTTGAACCACCAACTTCAAAGAGGAAACATTGTTTTACTAAAACAGCAACTGTTTCCACATCACTGGCATCAGCCACATCAGTCCAATCTGGGGGCTGATAAAGTCACATCAGTCGTGGTAAATCCATCTAAACGTTACGTTCATTTTCTGGAAGGAAGCTGCTGAGGGTGAGGTTATCTCCCCCTTCCTCATCACTGTCTCCCCCACTCGGGAACACCAGGACTCCGTTGGTGATCGGGTTGTGTTGCCTCGTGTAGGTGTAAGTCCTCTCGGGCAGCAGGGCAGAGATGCACATCATCTCGGTGGCCTGCTGCGGTTTCTTGACCCTGTACTTCCTCGCCGACAGCTTGGCGCACAGGATGATGGTAGAGACCATGAAGATGGTGGCCAACCCGGCCAACAAGGCAATGGCGATGAGGCAGCGGTTTGCCACGCTCCGGGTATTGCAGGGTAGGACCTCAGTGCTGGGTGAGCCCTTTGAGGCTTCGCAAGGCCTCGACGCAGTCGCCAGGGTTGATCTGGTCGACGGAACTGGCGACGTCTTGGCATCACGAGGGATCAAGATTCCTGCTGGACTGGTAGAGTTGGCAGAAGAAGTGGAGATAGAGGAGTCATTCCAGGCTGTGGTGTTGGAGGACCTCATGGTAAAGCTTGACCCCATTGTGTCAGGGGACTGTGATGTGGAGACGTGGGTGCTTGTATTAGAAATGGGCTGAGACGTGGGTGAAAGCCCACCACTTTTGGTGGATGTCTCAGTTACTGTGACAGGTGAAGAAGTGAGGTCAAACGCAGGTACCACCTCAGAGGTAGGGTTCGCTGTCATTGAGGTCGCAGTAGAAGCTGAGGGGCTGCTGATGGAGTGTGGAGCCTGAGTGGAACTATCAGAGGTGGTGCTGGAAGATAACATGGATGTTAGATCGGGGTTAGTGGTGGATGGCGGCAGCGACGAAAACACGGTCACTATTGCTGAAGGTACTTCAGGAGTTGTTGTAGAATTTGTCACATTAGCAGACGTGGTTGGTGATTGCTGCAGTACCTCATCCTGTGTAGGTTTAGCTGTTTCTGAGATCGTTGTATCATGTGAAGGTTGtgcatcagctgcagctgtggtcACTGCTGAGGAGAGGCTAAGCAACTGGGGACCCGGGCTGCTTGTAGCTGTTGCTATGATAGTCACAACAACCAAATCATCTGTGCTGCCTCTCACAGCTGCCTCGTCTGTTTCCATTGTGGGTGACACATTGGTCTCTGTTGCTGCAGTAACTTCTGCAGATTTGTGAGTCGGATCCCAGGTCTCTGTTACATTCTGAGGTACTTGTGCAGTGGTGAGAGGCCTGTTTGCCTTGTTTGATTCAGCTGTTgagttgttgctgctgctgctggtttcagGGATGGACGAGCTCTTGGTCTccatagaaaacaaaacagatatcCCCCATAGCAGAGTCACATACACCTTCACACTGAGGAGCATCATTGTTGAATAACAGatctgaaatgacagaaaagattTAAGTTTACAGGGTCCAACGCATGAGGCTGTGTAAGAACACCAGTAAACAGTTGTAGAAGTACTCGTAACGACACACACATGGGGGaaaaatcagtgtgtgtcatgtgtctGCTAGTGACATCTTATGATGAAACAGTCATGAGTCTTGCACCACACCCATTGTTACgatttcacagaaaaatatacagaaCTACTGCATTTGTagagtaaaactgaaactgccttaaaaaggggaaaaaaactcagtttaaatgttttttttttttcaatctaaAAAAGTTTCAACTGCAGCAAAAGATTCAAAATACTACTAGTGATACTACTTTTGAAATGTTGTCAATGTTAAGGATACAACAAGGGTTTaaggaaggaagaaaacaacCTAGATAAATCTATTTCCTTTGTtaacagaacagaacatttttacAGGGgatttttttgaaatgtaactTTATCCAAAAGGAAACAGTCGACCACAAAAACCAGAAACAGTCAACCAgaacaaagattttaaaagtGTCCGCGGAGACCCGTGTTAGTGTCTTACCTTGCTGCTGGAGAAGCACAGAGATGGATGTGAggacaaaaactgacaaaagttcaacttcagttcatttcagtctCTGTGGAAGAACATCCTTGGAGTGCTGGCATTCTGATTGTGGCACTGCTTGATagaagaaacaggaaatgttcacacaaaaaaatacagcGCTATATAACATTTTCAGATAGTCAGATATAGACTGACACTTCCCTTTGAAACTCA comes from the Lates calcarifer isolate ASB-BC8 linkage group LG9, TLL_Latcal_v3, whole genome shotgun sequence genome and includes:
- the selplg gene encoding P-selectin glycoprotein ligand 1, coding for MMLLSVKVYVTLLWGISVLFSMETKSSSIPETSSSSNNSTAESNKANRPLTTAQVPQNVTETWDPTHKSAEVTAATETNVSPTMETDEAAVRGSTDDLVVVTIIATATSSPGPQLLSLSSAVTTAAADAQPSHDTTISETAKPTQDEVLQQSPTTSANVTNSTTTPEVPSAIVTVFSSLPPSTTNPDLTSMLSSSTTSDSSTQAPHSISSPSASTATSMTANPTSEVVPAFDLTSSPVTVTETSTKSGGLSPTSQPISNTSTHVSTSQSPDTMGSSFTMRSSNTTAWNDSSISTSSANSTSPAGILIPRDAKTSPVPSTRSTLATASRPCEASKGSPSTEVLPCNTRSVANRCLIAIALLAGLATIFMVSTIILCAKLSARKYRVKKPQQATEMMCISALLPERTYTYTRQHNPITNGVLVFPSGGDSDEEGGDNLTLSSFLPENERNV